In Methylococcus geothermalis, one genomic interval encodes:
- the coaE gene encoding dephospho-CoA kinase (Dephospho-CoA kinase (CoaE) performs the final step in coenzyme A biosynthesis.), which translates to MLVVGLTGGIGAGKSTVAGLFAARGVEVFDADEVAHRLLEPGQPALKTVVRAFGADILGGDGHLDRAALRRRVFAEPKSRKRLEGILHPLVYAELARLVLGAAGSYCLLCIPLLLETGRRKFVDRVLVVDCPETLQIERVVRRSGLRPEEVRAIMAAQVSRSERLAAADDVIVNTADPACLESEVDALHRRYCALAAA; encoded by the coding sequence ATGCTTGTAGTCGGTTTGACGGGCGGCATCGGCGCCGGAAAATCCACGGTGGCCGGCTTGTTCGCCGCGCGCGGGGTCGAGGTGTTCGATGCGGACGAGGTGGCGCACCGCCTGCTCGAGCCGGGGCAGCCGGCTCTCAAGACCGTCGTCCGGGCATTCGGTGCCGATATTCTCGGCGGCGACGGCCATCTGGACCGGGCGGCCCTGAGGCGCCGGGTATTCGCCGAGCCGAAATCCCGCAAGCGCCTGGAAGGGATTCTGCATCCTCTGGTCTATGCCGAGCTCGCGCGCCTCGTGCTCGGCGCGGCCGGCAGCTACTGCCTGCTGTGCATCCCCTTGCTGCTGGAAACCGGCCGGCGGAAGTTCGTCGACCGCGTCCTGGTGGTGGATTGCCCGGAGACGTTGCAGATCGAACGGGTGGTTCGGCGCAGCGGGCTCCGGCCCGAGGAGGTGCGCGCCATCATGGCTGCCCAGGTGTCCCGCAGCGAAAGGCTGGCGGCGGCGGACGACGTCATCGTCAATACCGCCGACCCGGCCTGCCTGGAGTCGGAGGTGGATGCGCTGCACCGGCGCTATTGCGCACTCGCCGCGGCTTGA
- the zapD gene encoding cell division protein ZapD: MKNQIVYEFPLNERMRLFLRLEQLFRQARHFAQGGSVWDCRAVVATLNEIVALLSRNDIKSEMLKEIDRLGGALGKMQGNQHIDQEALASVLSQLDSAGQRLYGHSGRIGFQVMENELFKSVAQRTAIPGGTCSFDLPAYHFWLERDAERRRGEATEWLDSFRPVQDGIGLILGLLRDSAVGIWETAHGGFFQKNLDHAAAVLLLRVAVPIELPYFAEISGGKHRFTVRFLTGQPNERPAQCSEDVPFQLTSCLL; the protein is encoded by the coding sequence TTGAAGAATCAAATCGTTTATGAGTTTCCGTTGAACGAGCGGATGCGCTTGTTTCTGCGCCTGGAGCAACTGTTTCGCCAGGCCAGGCATTTCGCCCAGGGTGGTTCGGTCTGGGACTGTCGGGCGGTCGTCGCGACGCTGAACGAGATCGTCGCGCTGCTCAGCCGGAACGACATCAAGTCCGAGATGCTCAAGGAGATCGACCGGCTCGGCGGAGCTTTGGGCAAGATGCAGGGTAACCAGCACATCGACCAGGAGGCATTGGCCTCGGTCCTGAGCCAACTCGATTCCGCCGGGCAGCGCCTCTACGGTCACAGCGGACGGATCGGCTTCCAGGTGATGGAGAACGAGCTGTTCAAGTCGGTTGCGCAGCGGACGGCAATCCCCGGCGGCACGTGTTCCTTCGACCTGCCCGCCTACCATTTCTGGCTGGAGCGGGACGCGGAGCGGAGGCGGGGCGAGGCTACCGAATGGCTGGACAGCTTCCGTCCGGTCCAGGACGGGATCGGGCTCATCCTCGGCCTGCTCCGGGATAGTGCCGTGGGTATCTGGGAAACCGCCCATGGCGGATTCTTCCAGAAGAATCTGGATCATGCCGCAGCGGTGCTACTGCTGCGCGTTGCCGTGCCGATCGAATTGCCCTATTTCGCGGAGATCAGCGGCGGTAAGCACCGCTTCACCGTGCGGTTCCTGACCGGCCAGCCGAACGAGCGTCCTGCCCAGTGCAGCGAGGACGTGCCTTTCCAATTGACTTCCTGTCTGCTCTGA
- the yacG gene encoding DNA gyrase inhibitor YacG produces the protein MSRVYTIVRCPHCGKPVPWTEAQKFKPFCSDRCRLIDLGSWANEDYAIPGESVDSRELPDDRDGGANSPER, from the coding sequence ATGTCGCGCGTCTATACCATCGTGCGCTGTCCTCACTGCGGCAAGCCGGTGCCCTGGACCGAGGCGCAGAAGTTCAAACCGTTTTGCAGCGACCGCTGCCGGTTGATCGATCTGGGCAGCTGGGCCAACGAGGACTACGCCATTCCAGGAGAATCGGTGGACAGTCGGGAACTCCCCGACGATCGAGACGGCGGGGCGAACTCCCCCGAGCGTTGA
- the cysG gene encoding siroheme synthase CysG produces MDYLPIFLKLRDAPCLVVGGGEVAGRKLGLLLEAGAAVTVIAPSADAAIAELAERGRIRLRTKTFDADDADGFRLVIAATDDREVNEEVAATGRRLGIPVNVVDCPALCDFIFPAIVDRSPVVIAVSTGGASPVLGRLLRTRIEACIPSGFGTLARIAGGLRDRVKRAIPDARARRHFWEQGLQGPAAELALQGRAEEAEMRLLEEAEAAATQGGPSLGSVALVGAGPGDPDLLTLRALRLIQEADVVVYDRLVSPEILALVRRDARRIYAGKERSRHSIPQDDINELLGNLASEGHRVVRLKGGDPFIFGRGGEEIETLMARHIPFQVVPGITAASGCAAYAGIPLTHRDHAHACLFVAGHLKDGSLQGIDWPQLARPRQTVVVYMGLQGLPQICAELIRHGAPPSRPAALIQQGTTSEQRVVSATLETLPARVADSNVKAPTLVIIGEVVTLREKLAWYRGRAEREEMSANGR; encoded by the coding sequence ATGGATTACCTGCCGATATTCCTCAAGCTTCGTGACGCCCCCTGCCTGGTCGTGGGAGGCGGGGAGGTCGCCGGTCGCAAGCTCGGCCTGTTGCTCGAAGCGGGCGCAGCGGTCACCGTGATCGCGCCTTCCGCCGACGCGGCCATCGCCGAACTGGCCGAACGCGGTCGCATCCGGCTGCGCACGAAAACCTTCGACGCGGACGATGCCGACGGTTTTCGGCTGGTCATCGCGGCGACCGACGATCGCGAGGTGAACGAGGAGGTCGCAGCCACCGGGCGGAGGCTTGGCATTCCGGTCAACGTGGTCGACTGCCCGGCGCTGTGCGACTTCATCTTTCCGGCCATCGTCGATCGCTCGCCGGTGGTGATCGCGGTATCCACCGGAGGCGCGTCGCCGGTGCTGGGCCGGCTGCTGCGGACCCGAATCGAAGCCTGCATTCCGTCCGGCTTCGGCACGCTGGCCCGGATCGCCGGGGGGCTGCGGGACCGCGTCAAGCGAGCGATTCCCGACGCCCGCGCTCGCCGGCACTTCTGGGAGCAGGGGCTGCAAGGGCCGGCTGCGGAACTGGCGTTGCAGGGGCGCGCGGAAGAAGCCGAGATGCGGCTGCTGGAGGAAGCCGAAGCCGCCGCGACGCAAGGCGGACCTTCGCTGGGATCGGTCGCACTGGTCGGCGCGGGGCCGGGCGATCCGGACCTGCTGACGCTACGCGCCTTGCGGCTGATTCAGGAGGCCGACGTCGTCGTTTACGACCGCTTGGTCTCGCCCGAGATCCTGGCTCTGGTACGGCGGGACGCCCGGCGCATCTATGCGGGCAAGGAACGCAGCCGCCATAGCATTCCTCAGGACGATATCAACGAGCTGCTGGGGAATCTGGCCTCCGAAGGCCACCGCGTGGTCCGCCTCAAGGGCGGCGATCCGTTCATTTTCGGACGGGGCGGCGAGGAGATCGAAACCCTGATGGCACGCCATATCCCGTTCCAGGTCGTGCCGGGGATCACGGCCGCATCGGGTTGCGCCGCCTATGCCGGCATCCCCCTCACCCACCGCGACCATGCCCACGCCTGCCTGTTCGTCGCCGGCCACCTGAAGGATGGCAGCCTGCAAGGAATCGACTGGCCGCAGCTCGCGCGGCCCCGCCAGACCGTGGTGGTTTACATGGGCCTGCAGGGACTGCCGCAGATCTGCGCTGAACTGATCCGCCACGGCGCGCCGCCGTCACGGCCGGCAGCCCTGATCCAGCAAGGCACGACGAGCGAACAACGGGTCGTGTCCGCCACCTTGGAGACCCTGCCCGCCAGGGTGGCGGATTCGAATGTCAAGGCCCCCACCCTCGTCATCATCGGCGAGGTGGTGACGTTGCGGGAAAAACTGGCCTGGTACCGTGGCCGGGCGGAACGGGAAGAAATGTCCGCCAACGGGCGATAG
- a CDS encoding sulfurtransferase TusA family protein translates to MIVVDQELDTSGLMCPLPLLRLKKTLQLMGSGQIVRVRATDPASVLDFGVYLEQAGHDLVEYAEETGTHFFLIRKG, encoded by the coding sequence ATGATCGTCGTAGACCAGGAGCTGGATACCAGCGGGCTGATGTGCCCGCTGCCGCTGCTGCGCCTGAAAAAAACCCTGCAGCTCATGGGCAGCGGCCAGATCGTGCGGGTGCGGGCGACCGATCCCGCGTCAGTCCTGGATTTCGGAGTCTACCTCGAACAGGCGGGCCACGATCTCGTCGAATATGCCGAAGAAACCGGCACGCACTTCTTCCTGATCCGGAAAGGCTGA
- a CDS encoding histidinol-phosphatase, producing MTLAIFDLDNTLLAGDSDYLWGRFLADKGIVDPAAYEAANARFYEEYKNGTLDIGAFLAFALRPLAENEPEQLFRWRESFVEEKILPIVQTAARDLVEQHRSAGHTLLVITATNRFVTEPIVRLYGIDNLIATEPEFREGRYTGQVEGIPSFHEGKVHRLSAWLRDNDGYDLADTWFYSDSHNDIPLLSRVAHPVAVDPDPTLRRMAEERGWPVISLRAA from the coding sequence GTGACTCTGGCAATATTCGACCTCGACAATACGTTGCTGGCCGGCGACAGCGACTACCTCTGGGGGCGCTTCCTAGCGGACAAGGGCATCGTCGATCCCGCGGCCTATGAAGCGGCCAATGCCAGGTTCTACGAAGAATACAAAAACGGCACGCTGGATATCGGCGCATTCCTGGCGTTCGCTCTGCGCCCGCTGGCGGAAAACGAACCCGAGCAACTGTTTCGCTGGCGTGAGTCGTTCGTCGAAGAAAAAATCCTGCCGATCGTGCAGACCGCAGCCCGGGACCTGGTCGAACAGCACCGCTCGGCGGGCCACACACTGCTGGTCATCACCGCCACCAACCGTTTCGTGACCGAGCCCATCGTGCGGCTCTACGGCATCGACAACCTCATCGCCACCGAGCCCGAGTTCCGCGAAGGCCGCTATACCGGGCAGGTCGAGGGCATTCCCTCGTTCCACGAAGGCAAGGTTCACCGGCTGTCGGCATGGCTGAGGGACAACGATGGCTACGATCTGGCCGACACTTGGTTCTACAGCGATTCGCACAACGACATTCCCTTGCTCTCGCGGGTCGCCCATCCGGTGGCGGTGGACCCCGACCCCACCCTGCGCCGCATGGCCGAGGAGCGGGGCTGGCCGGTCATCAGCCTGCGAGCCGCCTGA
- a CDS encoding RNA pyrophosphohydrolase — translation MIDAEGYRLNVGIILSNDEGRVFWARRAGMRSWQFPQGGIKVDEDPDAAMFRELYEEVGLERQYVEIIARTKGWLRYQLPERFIRRRSSPLCIGQKQIWYILRLTGAEANIRLDCSERPEFDRWCWVDYWHPLSDVVYFKREVYRQALGELQRALQAGAQALADAGGGGVGTGTRQIPVATDPSCPSSSQR, via the coding sequence ATGATCGATGCCGAGGGCTATCGCCTGAATGTCGGCATCATCCTCAGCAACGACGAGGGCCGGGTGTTCTGGGCGCGGCGGGCGGGCATGCGTTCATGGCAGTTTCCTCAGGGCGGCATCAAGGTCGATGAGGATCCGGATGCCGCGATGTTCCGGGAGCTCTACGAAGAGGTCGGGCTGGAGCGCCAATACGTCGAGATCATCGCTCGCACCAAGGGCTGGCTGCGCTACCAGCTTCCGGAGCGCTTCATCCGCCGTCGCTCCTCTCCTCTGTGCATCGGCCAGAAACAGATATGGTACATCCTGCGCCTCACCGGTGCCGAGGCCAACATCCGGTTGGACTGTTCCGAGCGCCCGGAGTTCGACCGCTGGTGCTGGGTCGATTACTGGCATCCCTTGAGCGACGTCGTCTACTTCAAACGGGAAGTCTACCGTCAGGCCTTGGGCGAACTGCAGCGGGCGTTGCAGGCGGGCGCTCAGGCGCTGGCCGACGCCGGTGGAGGGGGCGTCGGTACCGGGACGCGGCAGATTCCTGTTGCGACCGACCCGTCCTGCCCCAGTTCGAGCCAGCGGTAG
- the cpdA gene encoding 3',5'-cyclic-AMP phosphodiesterase: protein MPNSGTLRLLHLTDSHILADPEARFYGADSAATLRAVIEHANRDRFDLILFTGDLAQDPVPQSYRRLAELCAGLRAPCYWLPGNHDQPALARRILDETPLLRATAIRLGGWLIVCLDSTLPGCAGGSLAGEQLDLLERTLSDHPTLHTLIALHHHPVPCGSAWMDTMILDNAGEFFAVLARHPQVKAILHGHTHQVSDFEIEGKRVFGTPSTCIQFKPANRTFALDEEQPGYRWLELGQDGSVATGICRVPVPTPPPPASASA from the coding sequence ATGCCGAATTCAGGAACGCTGCGCCTCCTCCACCTCACCGACTCGCACATCCTGGCCGACCCGGAAGCGCGGTTTTACGGCGCCGACAGCGCGGCCACGCTACGCGCGGTCATCGAGCATGCGAACCGGGACCGCTTCGACCTGATCCTGTTCACCGGCGACTTGGCGCAGGACCCGGTGCCGCAAAGCTACCGGAGGCTGGCCGAGCTTTGCGCCGGACTGCGGGCGCCTTGCTACTGGCTACCGGGAAATCACGACCAACCCGCGCTCGCGCGGAGGATTCTGGACGAAACGCCGCTGCTGCGCGCAACTGCGATCCGCCTGGGCGGCTGGCTGATCGTCTGCCTGGACAGCACCCTGCCGGGTTGTGCCGGCGGCTCCTTGGCCGGGGAACAGCTCGACCTGCTGGAACGGACGCTGAGCGACCATCCAACGCTCCACACCCTGATCGCCCTGCACCACCATCCCGTCCCCTGCGGCAGCGCGTGGATGGACACGATGATCCTGGACAATGCCGGTGAATTCTTCGCCGTGCTGGCCCGGCACCCGCAGGTAAAAGCCATCCTGCACGGCCATACCCACCAGGTGTCGGACTTCGAAATCGAAGGAAAGCGGGTATTCGGCACGCCGTCCACCTGCATCCAGTTCAAGCCTGCCAACCGGACCTTCGCGCTGGATGAGGAGCAGCCGGGCTACCGCTGGCTCGAACTGGGGCAGGACGGGTCGGTCGCAACAGGAATCTGCCGCGTCCCGGTACCGACGCCCCCTCCACCGGCGTCGGCCAGCGCCTGA
- the argA gene encoding amino-acid N-acetyltransferase: protein MNAGIAPPTFVRWFRGAAPYIHAHRNRTFVVSFGGEALTDGRFAELVHDFALLHSVGVKLVLVHGTRPQVERRLRSRGADLRYHQGLRITDAAALECVQEAAGAVRVEIEALLSMGAANSPMAGARIRVASGNFVVAKPLGVREGVDFGYTGDVRRVDAGAMRRLLDEGSVVLVSPLGYSPTGEIFNLSAEEVATAVAGALGADKLLLLMEQACAVVPEGRMIHQMTLEEAERLLERAGSLEPGVAAHLAAAVKACRSGVTRAHLLDRHIDGALLLELFTRDGVGTLVSANPFEELRPARINDVVGILDLIRPLEETGALVNRSRERLETEIEDYVVIERDGLIVGCAALHEFPADNLGEFACLALHPDYRGERRGEKLLEFVEQRARKLGLARLFVLTTQAMQWFRERGFEPASPADLPGERRTTYSPERNSQVLIKTIRPTEIPRKS, encoded by the coding sequence ATGAACGCCGGCATCGCCCCCCCGACCTTCGTACGCTGGTTTCGTGGCGCCGCCCCCTATATCCACGCCCACAGGAACCGCACCTTCGTCGTCAGTTTCGGCGGGGAAGCCCTCACCGATGGGCGGTTCGCCGAGCTGGTTCACGACTTCGCCCTGCTCCACAGCGTAGGCGTCAAGCTGGTGCTGGTGCACGGCACCCGCCCCCAGGTCGAGCGGCGCCTGCGGAGCCGAGGTGCCGATTTGCGCTATCACCAAGGGCTGCGGATCACCGACGCGGCCGCGCTGGAATGCGTCCAGGAAGCCGCCGGTGCGGTGCGGGTGGAGATCGAGGCACTGCTGTCGATGGGGGCGGCCAATTCGCCCATGGCCGGAGCGCGGATCAGGGTTGCCTCGGGCAATTTCGTGGTAGCCAAGCCCTTGGGTGTACGCGAGGGCGTGGATTTCGGCTATACCGGCGACGTGCGCAGGGTCGATGCCGGTGCGATGCGGCGTCTGCTGGATGAAGGCAGTGTCGTCCTGGTGTCCCCGCTCGGCTATTCGCCCACCGGGGAAATCTTCAACCTCAGCGCCGAGGAAGTCGCGACCGCGGTGGCCGGCGCGCTGGGAGCCGACAAGCTTTTGCTGCTGATGGAACAAGCCTGCGCCGTCGTCCCGGAGGGCCGGATGATCCACCAGATGACGCTGGAAGAAGCCGAGCGTCTGCTGGAACGGGCCGGTTCGCTGGAGCCCGGCGTGGCCGCGCATCTGGCCGCCGCCGTCAAGGCATGCCGCTCCGGCGTGACCCGCGCCCATCTGCTCGATCGCCACATCGACGGTGCCCTGCTGCTGGAACTGTTCACCCGTGACGGCGTCGGGACCCTGGTCAGCGCCAATCCGTTCGAGGAGCTGCGCCCGGCCCGGATCAACGACGTGGTCGGCATCCTGGACCTGATCCGTCCGCTCGAGGAGACCGGTGCCTTGGTAAACCGGTCGCGCGAGCGGCTGGAAACCGAGATCGAGGATTACGTCGTCATCGAGCGCGATGGCCTGATCGTGGGCTGCGCCGCTTTGCACGAATTTCCGGCCGATAACCTGGGCGAATTCGCCTGTCTGGCCCTGCATCCTGACTACCGTGGCGAGCGCCGCGGCGAGAAGTTGCTGGAATTCGTCGAGCAGCGCGCGCGCAAGCTCGGCCTGGCGCGGCTCTTCGTGCTGACCACCCAGGCCATGCAATGGTTCCGTGAAAGAGGATTCGAACCCGCCTCACCCGCCGACCTGCCTGGGGAGCGGCGGACGACTTACAGCCCCGAACGCAATTCCCAGGTGCTGATCAAGACGATCAGGCCAACCGAAATTCCCAGGAAAAGCTGA
- the argE gene encoding acetylornithine deacetylase, which translates to MVRRLPTTLEMIRALIARPSVSCTDPRFDQSNRAVIELLAEWAEALGCRVEIQPLDHGKANLIATLGPTGGGDGLALSGHTDTVPCDPDRWHSDPFTAIEKDGRLYGLGSADMKSFFALALTAAGEIDPTALRRPLLLIATADEESSMAGAKALLPEQLAPARCCVIGEPTGLKPVRTHKGVMMESIRIQGQAGHASDPALGANAIEGMHRVISELLTIRDELQERYRNPAFAVPVPTLNLGAIHGGDNPNRICGHCELSIDLRPLPGMDMEELRGLLNRRLGQALATSPGLRLSVESLFGGVPAFETKADAGLVRCCEHLSHATAGAVSFGTEAPFLSRLGVETVILGAGHIEQAHQPDEYLPLDHVEPATRILRGLIERYCIAPGRSH; encoded by the coding sequence ATGGTCCGGCGCCTACCGACGACCCTCGAGATGATCCGGGCGCTCATCGCCCGGCCCTCGGTCAGTTGCACCGATCCGCGCTTCGACCAGTCCAACCGGGCGGTGATCGAGCTGCTGGCGGAATGGGCCGAAGCGCTCGGATGCCGGGTCGAAATCCAGCCGCTGGACCACGGCAAGGCCAACCTCATCGCCACCCTCGGTCCTACCGGGGGCGGCGACGGACTGGCGCTTTCCGGCCACACCGACACGGTACCTTGCGATCCGGACCGCTGGCATAGCGACCCGTTCACGGCAATCGAGAAGGACGGGCGGCTCTACGGGCTCGGCAGCGCCGACATGAAATCCTTCTTCGCCCTGGCTCTGACCGCTGCGGGCGAAATCGATCCAACCGCCCTGCGGAGACCCCTGCTGCTGATCGCCACGGCGGACGAAGAGAGCTCCATGGCCGGCGCCAAGGCGCTCCTGCCCGAGCAGCTCGCCCCGGCCCGATGCTGCGTGATCGGGGAGCCTACCGGCCTCAAGCCCGTCCGCACGCACAAGGGCGTCATGATGGAGTCGATCCGCATCCAGGGTCAGGCCGGGCATGCCAGTGATCCCGCGCTGGGCGCGAACGCCATCGAGGGCATGCACCGGGTGATTTCCGAACTGTTGACGATCCGTGACGAACTGCAAGAGCGCTACCGCAACCCGGCCTTCGCCGTGCCGGTGCCGACCCTGAACCTGGGCGCCATCCACGGCGGCGACAACCCCAACCGTATCTGTGGCCATTGCGAGCTGAGCATCGATCTACGGCCCCTGCCCGGCATGGACATGGAGGAACTGCGCGGTCTGTTGAACCGGCGGCTCGGTCAGGCACTGGCCACCTCGCCGGGGCTCAGGCTTTCGGTGGAATCCCTGTTCGGCGGTGTTCCTGCCTTCGAAACGAAGGCCGACGCCGGACTGGTACGCTGCTGCGAGCATTTGAGCCACGCCACGGCTGGCGCGGTTTCCTTCGGCACCGAAGCCCCTTTCCTGTCCCGGCTCGGCGTGGAAACCGTGATCCTGGGTGCCGGCCATATCGAACAGGCTCACCAGCCCGACGAGTACCTGCCGCTGGATCATGTCGAACCGGCGACGCGGATCCTGCGCGGCTTGATCGAGCGGTATTGCATCGCGCCGGGGCGGTCGCATTGA
- the ilvD gene encoding dihydroxy-acid dehydratase, giving the protein MTDKHSRPFSSQVVDGMERAPSRAMLHAVGFADADFAKPQIGIASTWAMVTPCNMHINKLAEDAARGVDGNGGKAVIFNTITISDGISMGTEGMKYSLVSREVIADSIETVVGCQGYDGVVAIGGCDKNMPGCMIALARLNRPAVFVYGGTILPGCHDGKKLDVVSVFEAVGARANNRIDDAELHAIESKAIPGPGSCGGMYTANTMASAIEALGMSLPGSSAQVAISRDKALDCERAGAQVLKLLDLDIKPRDIMTKPAFENAITVVIALGGSTNAVLHLLAMAHACGVDLTLEDFTRVGQKVPMLADLKPSGRYSMAELVEIGGIQPMMKTLLAAGLLHGDCMTVTGKTLAENLAEAPDYPAGQEMIRPLDNPIKKDSHLVILKGNLAPAGAVAKITGKEGLSFTGTARVFDCEEQALHAILDGTVVKGDVIVIRYEGPKGGPGMREMLSPTSAVMGKGLGKEVALITDGRFSGGTHGFVVGHITPEAYAGGPLAIVRDGDTITIDAETRALTLHLADDEIGRRLAQWTQPAPRYTKGVLAKYAKLVSSASEGAVTDKGL; this is encoded by the coding sequence ATGACCGACAAGCACTCACGTCCCTTTTCGTCCCAGGTTGTCGACGGCATGGAGCGCGCGCCCAGCCGCGCCATGCTGCACGCGGTCGGCTTTGCCGATGCCGACTTCGCCAAACCGCAGATCGGCATCGCCTCCACCTGGGCCATGGTGACCCCGTGCAACATGCACATCAACAAGCTGGCCGAGGACGCGGCGCGCGGCGTCGACGGCAACGGCGGCAAGGCGGTGATCTTCAACACCATCACCATCTCGGATGGCATCTCCATGGGCACCGAGGGCATGAAATACTCCCTCGTGTCGCGTGAAGTCATCGCCGACTCGATCGAAACGGTGGTCGGCTGCCAGGGTTATGACGGGGTGGTCGCCATCGGCGGCTGCGACAAGAACATGCCCGGCTGCATGATCGCCCTGGCCCGCCTGAATCGTCCGGCAGTGTTCGTCTATGGCGGCACCATCCTGCCCGGCTGCCATGACGGCAAAAAGCTGGACGTGGTGTCGGTGTTCGAGGCGGTCGGAGCCCGTGCCAACAACCGCATCGACGACGCCGAACTGCACGCCATCGAGTCCAAGGCCATCCCCGGCCCGGGCTCCTGCGGCGGCATGTACACCGCCAATACCATGGCCTCCGCCATCGAGGCGCTGGGAATGAGCCTGCCGGGGAGTTCGGCCCAGGTGGCGATTTCCAGGGATAAGGCGCTGGATTGCGAACGCGCCGGCGCACAGGTGCTCAAGCTCCTCGACTTGGATATCAAACCCCGCGACATCATGACCAAACCGGCCTTCGAAAACGCCATCACCGTGGTGATCGCCTTGGGCGGCTCCACCAACGCGGTGCTGCATCTGCTGGCCATGGCCCATGCCTGCGGTGTCGACCTGACGCTCGAAGACTTCACCCGCGTCGGCCAGAAGGTGCCGATGCTGGCCGATTTGAAGCCCAGTGGGCGCTATTCCATGGCCGAATTGGTGGAGATCGGCGGCATCCAGCCCATGATGAAGACGCTGCTGGCGGCCGGCCTGCTGCACGGCGACTGCATGACGGTCACCGGCAAGACCTTAGCGGAAAACCTGGCGGAAGCGCCGGACTATCCGGCCGGGCAGGAGATGATCCGGCCCCTGGACAACCCCATCAAGAAGGACAGCCACCTCGTGATCCTCAAAGGCAATCTGGCGCCGGCGGGCGCGGTCGCCAAGATCACCGGCAAGGAAGGCCTGAGTTTCACCGGCACCGCGCGCGTGTTCGACTGCGAAGAACAGGCGCTCCATGCCATTCTCGACGGCACGGTGGTGAAGGGCGACGTCATCGTCATCCGCTACGAAGGTCCCAAGGGCGGACCCGGCATGCGCGAGATGCTCTCCCCCACCTCGGCGGTGATGGGCAAGGGCCTGGGCAAGGAGGTCGCCCTGATCACCGACGGACGCTTCTCCGGCGGCACCCACGGCTTCGTGGTCGGCCACATCACGCCCGAAGCCTACGCGGGCGGGCCGCTGGCGATTGTCCGGGACGGCGATACGATCACCATCGACGCAGAGACCCGCGCGCTGACCCTGCACCTCGCCGACGACGAGATCGGCCGGCGTCTGGCGCAATGGACCCAGCCGGCGCCGCGCTATACCAAGGGTGTGCTGGCCAAGTACGCCAAGCTCGTCAGTTCGGCCTCGGAAGGCGCCGTCACCGACAAGGGCCTCTAG
- a CDS encoding TIGR04211 family SH3 domain-containing protein, with protein sequence MLKDFNEVKQKNIELKQKLAELENSRKALETELADLRSGRDAAESNARNLGSENERLKAELASIRQTAANALQIEAERNRLRETVVTVERDLEAKRLENLALAEDTRQRWFLIGAGVLAAGFVLGLIVPQLGWRKRSSWDSF encoded by the coding sequence TTGCTGAAAGATTTCAATGAAGTCAAGCAGAAAAATATCGAACTCAAGCAGAAGCTCGCCGAACTCGAGAATTCGCGCAAGGCGCTCGAAACCGAACTCGCCGACCTGCGGTCAGGCCGGGACGCGGCGGAATCCAACGCCCGCAACCTCGGCTCGGAAAACGAGCGCCTAAAGGCGGAACTGGCGTCGATCCGGCAGACCGCCGCCAACGCCCTCCAGATCGAAGCCGAACGCAACCGTCTGCGCGAAACGGTGGTGACCGTCGAGCGTGATCTCGAAGCCAAGCGGCTGGAAAACCTGGCGCTGGCGGAGGACACGCGCCAGCGCTGGTTCCTGATCGGCGCCGGGGTGCTGGCCGCCGGCTTCGTGCTGGGCCTGATCGTTCCGCAACTCGGCTGGCGCAAACGCAGCAGCTGGGATTCGTTCTGA